The Anaeromyxobacter sp. Fw109-5 genomic interval CGACCCCCTGGCGCAGCGGGTGCTGGTGCGGCTCCTCTGCCCTGCTCACGACGTGCACGCGTACGGCGACCCGGCGGCCGCGCTGCGTCACCTCGCGGATCGGGGGGCGGACGTCATCCTCACGGATCTGCGGATGCCGGGGCTCGACGGGATCGAGCTGCTCTCCCGCGCGCGGGAGCTCGACCCCGAGGTGCTCGTGTTCGTGATCACCGGGCACTCCTCGATCGCGTCGGCCGTCGAGGCGACCAAGCGCGGCGCGGAGGACTACCTGTCGAAGCCGTTCGAGCCCGACGACGTCCTCCTGCGCGTCGAGCGCGCGATCGAGCGGCGGAGACTGCTCGCCCGGGTCCGGCTCCAGGAGGAGGCGGCGGCGCCGGGGGGCGCGCACGGCGTGTTCCTCTCGCCGCACCCTCGCATGGCGGCGCTCGCCGAGTTCGCCCGAAAGGCCGCGCGCACGGACTCGACGGTGCTCGTGCAGGGCGAGACGGGCGTCGGCAAGGAGATCGTCGCCCGGCTCGTCCACCAGTGGAGCCCGCGCGCGGGGCGCGCCTTCGTCTCGATCAACTGCGGCGCGCTGCCCGAGACCCTCCTCGAGAGCGAGCTCTTCGGACACGAGCGGGGCGCGTTCACGGGCGCGATGGCCCGCCGCGCCGGTTACTTCGAGGCGGCGGACGGCGGAACGATCCTGCTCGACGAGATCGGCGCGACGTCGCCCGCCTTCCAGGTGCGCCTCCTGCGCGTCCTGCAGGAGCGCGTGGTCCAGCGCGTCGGCGGCACGACGCCCATCGCGGTGGACGTGCGGGTGATCGCGGCGACCAACGAGGACCTGGAGCGCGCCGCGGGCGAGGGGCGCTTCCGCAAGGACCTGTACTACCGGCTAGGGGTCGTCACGCTGGTCGTGCCTCCGCTGCGTGAGCGGCGAGAGGACGTGGGCCCGCTCGCGGAGCACTTCCTGCGCAAGTACCGGCACGTCAACCCGGCGGTGCGGGGCGTCTCGCCCGAGGGGCTCGCGAAGCTGG includes:
- a CDS encoding sigma-54 dependent transcriptional regulator — translated: MARILVVDDDPLAQRVLVRLLCPAHDVHAYGDPAAALRHLADRGADVILTDLRMPGLDGIELLSRARELDPEVLVFVITGHSSIASAVEATKRGAEDYLSKPFEPDDVLLRVERAIERRRLLARVRLQEEAAAPGGAHGVFLSPHPRMAALAEFARKAARTDSTVLVQGETGVGKEIVARLVHQWSPRAGRAFVSINCGALPETLLESELFGHERGAFTGAMARRAGYFEAADGGTILLDEIGATSPAFQVRLLRVLQERVVQRVGGTTPIAVDVRVIAATNEDLERAAGEGRFRKDLYYRLGVVTLVVPPLRERREDVGPLAEHFLRKYRHVNPAVRGVSPEGLAKLVAYDYPGNVRELENVVERAMILETGEALSPGSLLVGPGAALAGSRAERADAPQPEPVAIDDAEREHIRRVLERCGGRRGEAARLLGIDKSTLWRKLKRYGLGGD